From a single Solanum dulcamara chromosome 4, daSolDulc1.2, whole genome shotgun sequence genomic region:
- the LOC129886297 gene encoding uncharacterized protein LOC129886297 isoform X2, translated as MAGTCCYSRLSQALMNKKVQGVVYCCSPAPNNQKVKTQTPKFLKIAVTGVTELLRLLSSPSRNRLGISDDEGDEDPLVSNVEDVLKIIKSDFEKAYFVTGLFTSGIYAEDCVFEDPTIKFRGRDLYSRNLQLLVPFFDSPSIKLEKIEKGNDSNAAVIVAYWKLRTSLKLPWQPLISVDGKTVYDLDEQLKIVKHVESWNISVLEAVGQIFTPGLRRSVE; from the exons ATGGCGGGTACGTGTTGCTATAGTAGGCTTTCACAGGCCCTCATGAACAAG AAAGTGCAAGGTGTTGTCTACTGCTGCTCCCCTGCACCCAATAATCAGAAGGTGAAAACCCAAACTCCCAAGTTCTTGAAAATTGCTGTCACTGGTGTCACTGAACTACTCAGGCTCCTCTCTTCACCATCAAGAAACag ATTGGGGATATCTGATGATGAAGGGGATGAAGACCCTTTGGTCTCTAATGTAGAAGATGTCCTAAAGATTATCAAGTCTGATTTTGAGAAAGCTTATTTTGTTACTG GCCTCTTCACCAGTGGAATTTATGCAGAAGATTGTGTCTTTGAAGATCCAACTATAAAATTCCGAG GAAGGGACTTGTATTCCCGCAACTTGCAATTGCTGGTACCGTTTTTTGATAGTCCATCAATCAAATTAGAAAAGATTGAGAAG GGTAATGATTCTAATGCAGCGGTCATAGTGGCATACTGGAAACTGAG AACATCCCTCAAACTTCCGTGGCAGCCTCTCATCTCTGTTGATGGAAAAACGGTCTATGATCTAGATGAACAACTCAAA ATTGTTAAGCATGTTGAGAGCTGGAACATTTCTGTTCTTGAAGCCGTTGGCCAGATTTTTACGCCTGGTTTGAGGAGATCTGTTGAGTGA
- the LOC129886298 gene encoding zeta-carotene desaturase, chloroplastic/chromoplastic, with protein MATSSVYLCCPATSATGNKHIFPTGLVFGSPRLSNRLVTRKSVIRADLDSMVSDMATNAPKGLFPPEPEHYRGPKLKVAIIGAGLAGMSTAVELLDQGHEVDIYESRTFIGGKVGSFVDKCGNHIEMGLHVFFGCYNNLFRLLKKVGAEKNLLVKEHTHTFVNKGGEIGELDFRFPVGAPLHGINAFLSTKQLKIYDKARNAVALALSPVVRALVDPDGALQQIRDLDSISFSEWFMSKGGTRASIQRMWDPVAYALGFIDCDNMSARCMLTIFALFATKTEASLLRMLKGSPDVYLSGPIKKYITDKGGRFHLRWGCREVLYETSSDGSMYVSGLAMSKATQKKIVKADAYVAACDIPGIKRLVPQKWRELEFFDNIYKLVGVPVVTIQLRYNGWVTELQDLERSRQLKRAAGLDNLLYTPDADFSCFADLALASPEDYYIEGQGSLLQCVLTPGDPYMPLPNDEIIKRVSKQVLALFPSSQGLEITWSSVVKIGQSLYREGPGKDPFRPDQKTPVENFFLAGSYTKQDYIDSMEGATLSGRQASAYICNAGEQLVALRKKITAAEKNEISEGVSLSDELSLV; from the exons ATGGCTACTTCTTCCGTTTATCTTTGTTGTCCTGCGACTTCTGCTACTGGAAACAAACATATTTTCCCAACTGGCTTGGTTTTTGGTAGTCCACGTTTGTCGAACCGGTTAGTGACCCGAAAGTCAGTTATTCGGGCTGATTTGGACTCTATGGTCTCTGATATGGCTACCAACG CTCCCAAAGGGCTATTTCCACCTGAACCTGAACATTATCGGGGGCCAAAGCTGAAAGTAGCTATTATTGGAGCTGGGCTTGCAGGCATGTCGACTGCTGTGGAGCTCTTGGATCAAGGACATGAG GTGGATATATACGAATCAAGGACTTTTATTGGTGGGAAAGTGGGTTCTTTTGTTGACAAATGTGGGAACCACATTGAAATGGGACTGCACGTGTTCTTTGGTTGCTATAATAATCTGTTCCGTCTGTTGAAAAAG GTGGGTGCTGAAAAAAATCTGCTTGTGAAGGAGCATACTCACACATTTGTAAATAAAGGGGGTGAAATAGGGG AGCTTGATTTCCGCTTTCCAGTTGGAGCACCCTTACATGGAATTAATGCATTTCTGTCTACTAAGCAGCTAAAG ATTTATGATAAAGCTAGAAATGCTGTAGCTCTTGCCCTTAGTCCAGTGGTGCGGGCTTTAGTTGATCCGGATGGTGCATTGCAGCAGATACGTGATCTAGATAGT ATAAGCTTTTCTGAGTGGTTTATGTCTAAAGGCGGGACGCGTGCTAGCATCCAGAGGATGTGGGATCCTGTTGCATATGCTCTTGGATTCATTGACTGTGACAATATGAGTGCTCGGTGTATGCTCACTATATTTGCATTATTTGCCACTAAAACGGAGGCTTCCCTATTACGCATGCTTAAAGGTTCTCCTGACGTTTATTTGAGTGGTCCAATTAAGAAGTACATCACAGACAAGGGGGGCAG GTTCCATCTGAGGTGGGGATGCAGAGAGGTACTCTATGAGACATCCTCTGATGGAAGCATGTATGTTAGCGGGCTTGCCATGTCGAAG GCCACTCAGAAGAAAATTGTAAAAGCTGATGCTTATGTTGCTG CATGTGATATCCCTGGAATTAAAAGATTGGTACCTCAGAAGTGGAGGGAATTGGAATTCTTTGACAACATTTACAAATTGGTTGGAGTGCCTGTTGTTACCATACAACTCCGATACAATGGCTGGGTTACAGAGTTGCAGGACTTGGAGCGTTCGAG GCAATTGAAGCGCGCTGCAGGTTTGGATAATCTCCTGTATACACCAGATGCAGATTTCTCTTGCTTTGCAGACCTTGCATTGGCATCTCCGGAAGATTATTACATTGAGGGACAAGGCTCATTGCTTCA ATGTGTCCTTACACCTGGTGACCCTTACATGCCTCTACCGAATGATGAAATCATAAAAAGAGTGTCAAAGCAG GTTTTGGCTTTATTTCCTTCTTCCCAAGGTCTTGAGATTACCTGGTCATCAGTTGTGAAGATTGGGCAATCTTTATATCGTGAAGGGCCTGGTAAAGACCCATTCAGACCTGATCAGAAGACGCCAGTGGAAAATTTCTTTCTTGCTGGCTCATATACAAAACAG GACTACATCGATAGCATGGAAGGGGCAACTCTTTCAGGTAGGCAAGCTTCTGCATACATATGTAATGCTGGAGAGCAGCTGGTGGCATTGCGGAAAAAGATCACTGCTGCTGAAAAAAACGAGATCTCTGAAGGCGTGTCTCTATCTGACGAGTTGAGTCTTGTCTGA
- the LOC129884008 gene encoding uncharacterized protein LOC129884008, producing the protein MIPACFNIPHNSEDLKTNTSSPPPSQVPQNLVTCIYQAQICGSPVYLTLTWSKNLFSHSLLVHAPELFTITIPLHQSSFAIFKARPGSKSVHPVQLHDRKKMKIHWDFTLAKFNQNSAEPEGCFYIAITCNARLEFFLGDMLTELTGRARLVSGCCSGDLTLLSRREHVFGRRSYTTRARIMGVKHEFVIECEGGVLKVKVDGKTNLVVKRLGWKFRGNERILVGQVEVTFFWDVFNWVNKKCDNHKFGHGHGHEHGVFVFQVGDGGVWPEMGGAEKKLMRKSLSATAGSMSTPLSVSLSPSPSCSSVLQWAEENSECGRSSWSSIRSIGSSEGFSLLLYAWRKD; encoded by the coding sequence ATGATACCTGCTTGTTTTAATATTCCTCATAATTCTGAGGATTTAAAAACAAAtacttcttctcctcctccttcacAAGTGCCTCAAAATCTTGTTACATGTATTTACCAAGCTCAAATTTGTGGCTCACCTGTTTATCTTACACTCACTTGGTCCAAGAACCTGTTTTCACATTCTTTGTTAGTTCATGCACCTGAACTTTTCACCATCACCATTCCCCTCCACCAATCATCTTTCGCCATATTCAAGGCCCGGCCTGGATCCAAATCCGTCCACCCGGTCCAATTACACGATCGTAAGAAGATGAAGATTCATTGGGACTTTACACTTGCCAagttcaatcaaaactcagCAGAGCCTGAGGGGTGTTTTTACATTGCAATTACCTGCAATGCAAGACTGGAGTTTTTCCTTGGTGATATGTTGACGGAATTGACGGGCCGGGCCAGGCTTGTATCGGGATGTTGCTCCGGAGACCTGACTTTGTTGTCAAGGAGAGAACACGTGTTTGGACGGAGGAGTTATACTACACGGGCTCGGATTATGGGGGTCAAACATGAATTTGTGATAGAATGTGAGGGTGGAGTGTTGAAAGTGAAAGTGGATGGGAAAACAAATCTTGTAGTGAAAAGACTTGGGTGGAAATTTAGGGGCAACGAAAGAATTTTAGTTGGTCAAGTGGAGGTAACCTTTTTTTGGGATGTCTTCAATTGGGTAAATAAAAAATGTGACAATCATAAATTTGGGCATGGACATGGACATGAACATGGTGTTTTTGTGTTCCAAGTAGGTGATGGTGGTGTTTGGCCTGAAATGGGTGGTGCCGAGAAGAAATTGATGAGGAAAAGTTTGTCGGCAACAGCTGGGTCGATGTCGACACCACTGTCGGTCTCTTTGTCGCCGTCGCCGTCGTGCTCTAGTGTGTTGCAATGGGCAGAGGAGAACAGTGAATGTGGGAGGAGTTCATGGTCATCTATAAGGTCAATTGGAAGTAGTGAGGGATTTTCTTTGTTATTGTATGCATGGAGGAAGGATTGA
- the LOC129886299 gene encoding DNA damage-repair/toleration protein DRT102, with protein MAQKSTKRSLKIIAGADSFGCNLKDVLVSQLRALNIQVEDLGTDKYYSVGEEIGRRVSQAADDPAVETRGLVACGTGVGVAIFANKFPGVYAATCLNTDEARNARSINNCNVLAVSGMNTTPEVASDVLKTFLETPFKSPCPASGSNPWPDEIDQFLENSIHEMNKIGTPKPEESSGDCHLCSLVKSREFKAVEIMPGGSISIVRESPTSAFVRFTAGSVEPAHHHTFGHDLVVLKGSKRVWNLSKGEKYDLSIGDYLFTPAGDVHRVKYFEDTEFFIKWEGQWDLFLDEDHAAANAAIDKEKEN; from the coding sequence ATGGCTCAAAAATCCACCAAACGATCCTTGAAAATCATCGCCGGCGCCGATTCTTTCGGCTGCAACCTTAAAGACGTCTTAGTTTCCCAACTCCGTGCTCTCAACATCCAAGTCGAAGACCTCGGAACCGACAAATACTACTCTGTCGGCGAAGAAATCGGCCGCCGAGTCAGTCAAGCCGCTGATGACCCCGCCGTTGAGACTCGAGGACTCGTCGCTTGTGGTACCGGCGTCGGAGTCGCCATCTTCGCTAACAAGTTCCCCGGTGTctatgctgccacgtgtctcaACACCGATGAAGCCCGCAATGCTCGTTCCATCAATAACTGCAACGTTCTCGCCGTTTCCGGGATGAATACCACGCCGGAGGTAGCTTCCGACGTTCTCAAGACGTTTCTAGAAACGCCGTTTAAGTCTCCTTGCCCCGCTTCTGGATCTAACCCATGGCCCGACGAGATCGaccaatttttagaaaattcaatCCACGAAATGAACAAAATTGGTACTCCGAAACCCGAGGAATCTTCTGGGGATTGCCATCTTTGTTCATTGGTGAAGTCCAGAGAGTTTAAGGCTGTGGAGATAATGCCTGGTGGTTCAATTTCTATAGTGAGGGAGAGTCCTACTTCAGCATTTGTGCGGTTCACTGCAGGAAGCGTAGAGCCAGCGCATCATCATACATTTGGTCATGATCTTGTTGTGTTAAAAGGGAGCAAAAGGGTTTGGAATTTGAGTAAAGGGGAGAAATATGATTTGAGTATTGGGGATTACTTGTTTACTCCAGCTGGAGATGTGCATAGAGTGAAGTATTTTGAAGATACAGAGTTCTTTATCAAGTGGGAAGGACAGTGGGATTTGTTCCTGGATGAAGATCATGCTGCTGCCAATGCTGCAATTGATAAGGAAAAGGAGAATTGA
- the LOC129886297 gene encoding uncharacterized protein LOC129886297 isoform X1, with amino-acid sequence MAGTCCYSRLSQALMNKKVQGVVYCCSPAPNNQKVKTQTPKFLKIAVTGVTELLRLLSSPSRNRLGISDDEGDEDPLVSNVEDVLKIIKSDFEKAYFVTELSFNLGLFTSGIYAEDCVFEDPTIKFRGRDLYSRNLQLLVPFFDSPSIKLEKIEKGNDSNAAVIVAYWKLRTSLKLPWQPLISVDGKTVYDLDEQLKIVKHVESWNISVLEAVGQIFTPGLRRSVE; translated from the exons ATGGCGGGTACGTGTTGCTATAGTAGGCTTTCACAGGCCCTCATGAACAAG AAAGTGCAAGGTGTTGTCTACTGCTGCTCCCCTGCACCCAATAATCAGAAGGTGAAAACCCAAACTCCCAAGTTCTTGAAAATTGCTGTCACTGGTGTCACTGAACTACTCAGGCTCCTCTCTTCACCATCAAGAAACag ATTGGGGATATCTGATGATGAAGGGGATGAAGACCCTTTGGTCTCTAATGTAGAAGATGTCCTAAAGATTATCAAGTCTGATTTTGAGAAAGCTTATTTTGTTACTG AGCTCTCATTCAATTTAGGCCTCTTCACCAGTGGAATTTATGCAGAAGATTGTGTCTTTGAAGATCCAACTATAAAATTCCGAG GAAGGGACTTGTATTCCCGCAACTTGCAATTGCTGGTACCGTTTTTTGATAGTCCATCAATCAAATTAGAAAAGATTGAGAAG GGTAATGATTCTAATGCAGCGGTCATAGTGGCATACTGGAAACTGAG AACATCCCTCAAACTTCCGTGGCAGCCTCTCATCTCTGTTGATGGAAAAACGGTCTATGATCTAGATGAACAACTCAAA ATTGTTAAGCATGTTGAGAGCTGGAACATTTCTGTTCTTGAAGCCGTTGGCCAGATTTTTACGCCTGGTTTGAGGAGATCTGTTGAGTGA
- the LOC129884010 gene encoding uncharacterized mitochondrial protein AtMg00810-like — protein MNKNQEESDDPLTDQSAYQRLIGKLLYLNMTRPDISFSTQTLSQFLNQPKKSHMDAALRIVRYLKRQPGQGILLSSHSNNQVSAYCDADWAACPLTRKSITGYMIKIGESLISWKAKKQSTMSRSSAESEYRSMASTVSELVWLLGLLKEVGAEVEMPVQFNVRSKRSQVEGNLEGR, from the exons ATGAACAAGAATCAAGAGGAATCAGATGATCCCCTGACAGATCAATCAGCATATCAAAGGCTTATAGGTAAGCTACTGTATCTCAACATGACAAGGCCAGACATATCCTTCAGTACTCAGACACTGAGTCAATTCTTAAATCAACCAAAAAAATCTCACATGGATGCTGCACTAAGAATAGTCAGATATCTAAAAAGACAACCTGGACAGGGCATACTGCTCTCAAGTCACTCAAACAACCAGGTTAGTGCATATTGTGATGCAGATTGGGCTGCTTGCCCTCTAACCAGGAAGTCAATCACTGGCTACATGATAAAAATTGGAGAGTCATTGATATCATGGAAGGCTAAGAAGCAATCCACAATGTCAAGAAGCTCAGCTGAATCTGAATATAGAAGCATGGCCTCAACTGTGTCAGAGTTGGTCTGGCTACTGGGTTTGTTAAAAGAAGTAGGAGCTGAAGTTGAAATGCCAGtacag TTCAACGTTCGGAGCAAGAGAAGTCAAGTTGAGGGGAACTTGGAAGGAagataa